From Bacillus sp. FSL K6-3431, the proteins below share one genomic window:
- a CDS encoding DUF294 nucleotidyltransferase-like domain-containing protein has translation MLGLHASYQSLKIWHNHIISLQSNSDELQLFHEYVMKKVYEIALEEMTRDYGAPPCKYSWFVTGSAGRCEQARLSDQDHGIIYDEINGGTDSYFLTFGEKISSGLYYMGYPLCQGNVMSSNRLWCRSITEWEIQIEKWIKEDKWESLRYLLIFFDARVIVGNEKTVLYLKKLIYQAIQEQSTILGRLLENTKYTVKAIGLFNQFLTIASGPYTGFINLKLTAIIPYVNAVRLLAIHEKIEKTSTLGRIEALSNYPTYKRILGPHYRNFKKLLQQRLKHDNGTNYEDAHYINVKSLNKKEKLEIKQILKEVRRLQKFTEMIIQRAI, from the coding sequence ATGCTAGGGCTTCATGCATCCTATCAATCTTTAAAAATCTGGCATAATCATATTATTTCTCTTCAGTCTAATTCTGATGAGTTACAGCTTTTTCATGAATACGTTATGAAGAAAGTATATGAGATTGCATTGGAGGAAATGACGAGAGATTACGGAGCACCGCCTTGTAAATATTCCTGGTTTGTCACTGGAAGTGCAGGTAGATGTGAGCAGGCCAGATTAAGTGATCAAGATCATGGGATTATATATGACGAAATAAACGGAGGTACAGATTCGTATTTTCTCACTTTTGGGGAGAAAATTAGCTCAGGTTTATACTATATGGGCTATCCACTTTGCCAAGGGAATGTGATGAGTTCCAATCGACTTTGGTGCAGATCCATAACGGAATGGGAAATCCAAATAGAAAAGTGGATAAAAGAAGATAAATGGGAATCACTAAGATACTTATTAATTTTCTTTGATGCGAGAGTCATAGTTGGAAATGAGAAAACGGTGCTGTATTTAAAAAAACTGATCTATCAAGCTATTCAGGAGCAGTCAACTATTTTAGGGAGGCTACTTGAAAATACGAAGTATACTGTCAAAGCGATAGGTTTGTTTAATCAGTTTTTAACCATTGCATCTGGTCCTTATACTGGCTTCATTAATCTGAAACTAACAGCTATTATTCCATATGTCAACGCGGTTCGTTTATTAGCCATACATGAAAAAATAGAAAAGACATCTACTTTGGGTCGGATTGAAGCTCTTTCTAATTATCCGACTTATAAAAGAATACTTGGTCCCCACTATAGAAATTTCAAAAAACTGCTACAACAAAGATTAAAACATGATAATGGAACCAATTATGAAGATGCTCATTATATCAACGTAAAAAGTCTTAATAAGAAAGAAAAGCTTGAGATCAAACAAATACTAAAGGAAGTGAGAAGACTTCAAAAATTCACGGAGATGATCATACAAAGGGCGATATAA
- the glnA gene encoding type I glutamate--ammonia ligase, whose protein sequence is MNRETVLDMVKEQNVRYIRLQFTDLFGTIKNVEIPVSQLTKALDNKMMFDGSSIEGFVRIEESDMYLYPDLNTFVIFPWTSEKGKVARFICDIYHPDGTPFEGDSRNNLKRVLNQMEELGFTNFNVGSEPEFFLFKLDDKGEPTLELNDHGGYFDLAPTDLGENCRRDIVLELEEMGFEIEASHHEVAPGQHEIDFKYQSALKACDDIQTFKLVVKTIARKHGLHATFMPKPLFGVNGSGMHCNLSLFTEGENTFYDPNGSLEMSDTARNFLAGILKHAQSFTAVTNPTVNSYKRLVPGYEAPCYVAWSARNRSPLIRIPASRGLSTRVEVRSVDPAANPYLAMAVLLAAGLDGIKNNLLAPEPIDQNIYAMSKEQREECGIIDLPSTLAQALERLKSDEVIINALGSHLYEHFVEAKEIEWDMFRTQVHPWEREQYMTQY, encoded by the coding sequence ATGAATAGAGAAACAGTCTTAGACATGGTAAAGGAACAAAATGTACGATATATTCGTCTCCAATTTACTGATTTATTCGGAACGATTAAAAATGTTGAAATACCTGTAAGTCAGTTGACGAAAGCGCTAGATAATAAAATGATGTTTGATGGCTCGTCCATTGAAGGTTTTGTACGAATTGAAGAATCAGATATGTATTTATACCCTGACTTAAATACCTTCGTTATCTTTCCTTGGACATCGGAAAAAGGAAAGGTTGCTCGATTTATTTGTGATATTTATCATCCAGACGGCACTCCATTTGAGGGGGATTCTCGCAATAATCTAAAAAGGGTTTTGAATCAAATGGAAGAATTAGGGTTTACGAATTTCAATGTTGGCTCTGAACCTGAATTTTTCTTATTTAAACTGGATGATAAAGGTGAACCTACCCTCGAATTAAATGATCATGGAGGTTATTTTGATTTAGCGCCAACTGATCTAGGGGAAAACTGCAGACGCGATATCGTATTGGAACTGGAAGAGATGGGTTTTGAAATCGAGGCTTCCCATCATGAAGTAGCACCTGGGCAGCATGAAATTGATTTTAAATATCAAAGTGCATTAAAAGCTTGTGATGACATTCAAACCTTTAAACTCGTTGTGAAAACGATCGCTCGTAAACATGGTTTGCACGCTACTTTTATGCCTAAACCGTTGTTTGGTGTAAATGGATCAGGCATGCATTGTAATTTGAGCTTGTTTACTGAAGGAGAAAATACTTTTTATGACCCTAACGGATCGTTAGAAATGAGTGACACGGCAAGAAACTTTTTAGCAGGTATATTAAAACATGCACAAAGTTTTACAGCAGTAACAAATCCAACTGTTAATTCTTATAAAAGGTTGGTGCCTGGATATGAAGCACCATGCTATGTGGCTTGGTCAGCTAGAAATAGAAGCCCGCTTATCCGTATCCCCGCTTCACGTGGCTTAAGTACTCGTGTAGAAGTTCGAAGTGTCGATCCCGCTGCAAATCCATATTTAGCGATGGCTGTCCTACTAGCCGCGGGATTAGATGGGATTAAAAACAATTTACTGGCTCCTGAACCAATTGATCAAAATATCTATGCGATGTCAAAAGAACAGCGCGAAGAATGCGGAATTATTGATTTACCATCTACTTTGGCTCAAGCCCTTGAACGTTTAAAATCGGATGAAGTAATAATAAATGCGTTAGGTAGCCATTTGTATGAACATTTTGTGGAAGCAAAAGAAATTGAATGGGATATGTTCAGGACACAAGTCCACCCATGGGAGCGGGAGCAATACATGACACAATATTAA
- a CDS encoding LL-diaminopimelate aminotransferase, with product MSMDYIQQLFADRIGGSQFGLKEEIYKFEKIKRAKKAAMHANPTMELIDLGVGEPDSMADALVVRKLVNEASKPKNRFYADNGIFDFKHAAAIYMREVFGVDDLDPETEINHVIGSKSALSMIPTAFINPGDITIMPTPNYPILATHTEYLGGEVVHLPLLEENSFLPKLDCLSESVLKQAKLIYLNYPNNPTGAVASREFFEEVIQFAKENEVIVIHDAAYAALVFDEERPLSFLSVPGAKEVGLELHSLSKSFNMTGWRIGFIAGNSKLVHALATVKDNYDSGQFIPIQKAAAYALSHPEMTEQTASKYARRHELLSNILRKCGFHVEKAKGSFFIYTKIPKAIANGQNFRSAEEFSQYLIKEHLISSVPWDDAGSYVRFSVTFQAEGKVEENRVLDEIKARLSTSKFNF from the coding sequence ATGTCAATGGATTATATTCAACAGCTATTTGCGGATCGAATAGGTGGATCGCAATTTGGCTTAAAAGAGGAAATTTATAAATTCGAAAAAATTAAAAGAGCTAAAAAAGCAGCAATGCACGCCAACCCTACTATGGAATTGATAGACCTTGGCGTCGGGGAGCCTGATTCGATGGCTGATGCATTGGTTGTAAGAAAATTGGTCAATGAAGCTAGTAAACCGAAAAATCGCTTTTACGCGGATAATGGGATATTTGACTTTAAACATGCTGCCGCTATTTATATGCGGGAGGTATTTGGTGTAGATGACCTTGATCCAGAAACAGAGATCAATCATGTGATTGGTTCTAAATCTGCCTTATCGATGATTCCAACAGCTTTTATTAACCCTGGTGATATTACGATAATGCCTACTCCAAACTACCCGATTTTAGCGACTCATACGGAGTATTTAGGAGGAGAGGTTGTTCATCTGCCATTATTGGAAGAAAATTCGTTTCTACCAAAACTAGATTGTTTGAGTGAAAGTGTTTTAAAACAGGCAAAGTTGATTTATTTGAATTACCCCAACAATCCTACAGGTGCTGTAGCTAGTCGTGAATTCTTTGAAGAAGTCATCCAATTTGCGAAAGAAAATGAAGTGATCGTAATTCATGATGCTGCTTATGCTGCACTTGTTTTCGATGAGGAAAGACCTCTTAGTTTTTTATCTGTTCCAGGAGCAAAGGAGGTTGGATTAGAGCTACATTCATTATCAAAGTCTTTTAATATGACAGGCTGGCGCATCGGCTTTATTGCAGGAAATTCCAAGCTTGTTCATGCCCTTGCAACTGTAAAAGATAATTATGACTCAGGGCAATTTATCCCAATTCAGAAAGCAGCAGCGTATGCCCTCTCACATCCGGAAATGACAGAACAGACTGCATCGAAATATGCACGGCGTCACGAACTGTTATCGAACATATTGCGTAAATGTGGGTTTCATGTGGAAAAAGCAAAAGGATCCTTCTTCATATATACAAAGATTCCAAAAGCGATAGCAAACGGACAAAACTTTCGGTCAGCCGAAGAATTCAGCCAATACTTAATCAAAGAGCATTTGATCTCATCTGTTCCATGGGATGATGCAGGTTCATATGTACGCTTTTCGGTTACATTTCAAGCCGAAGGAAAAGTGGAGGAGAATCGGGTTCTGGATGAGATCAAGGCAAGGCTAAGCACTTCCAAATTCAACTTTTAA
- a CDS encoding exonuclease domain-containing protein, with amino-acid sequence MKDNSLLQWIKQFQGKITTMVYTPLLGKPDPKHLAFLRDLAKEMEIEQTLYIPLHELNVVVFDFETSGFSPERGDKILSIGAVKSKKGNFKDTETFYSLVHYEGNLSHEIKLLTGLDEADLKEAPTLSAVLIRFYQFVQSDTLVAHHASHEKKFLQHAHWKSFKKPYKHRIVDTSLVFNIANPDRNLVSLEDYCINARVKIRNRHHALGDAIMTAELWQLYIKKLSNEGCYTLNDAYKRLAKKC; translated from the coding sequence ATGAAAGATAATTCATTGCTTCAATGGATAAAACAATTTCAAGGAAAAATAACTACTATGGTTTATACACCATTACTTGGTAAACCCGATCCAAAGCATCTGGCATTTTTAAGGGATTTGGCAAAAGAGATGGAAATCGAACAGACTTTATATATCCCACTTCATGAATTAAACGTTGTTGTATTTGATTTTGAAACATCTGGATTTTCACCTGAGAGAGGCGATAAGATTCTTTCAATCGGTGCAGTAAAATCAAAAAAAGGTAATTTTAAAGATACAGAAACATTTTATTCGCTTGTTCACTATGAAGGCAATCTTTCTCACGAAATTAAGCTGCTGACAGGACTAGATGAAGCGGACTTAAAAGAGGCACCAACTCTGTCAGCAGTACTTATACGTTTTTATCAGTTTGTTCAAAGTGACACCCTTGTTGCTCACCATGCCAGCCACGAAAAGAAGTTTCTACAGCATGCTCATTGGAAATCGTTCAAAAAACCATACAAACATCGGATTGTTGATACATCGCTTGTATTTAATATTGCAAATCCAGATAGAAATTTAGTTAGTTTAGAAGATTATTGCATAAATGCTAGAGTGAAGATCCGGAATCGACATCATGCCTTAGGTGATGCCATTATGACCGCAGAACTTTGGCAGCTTTATATCAAGAAGCTCAGTAATGAGGGCTGTTACACTTTAAATGATGCATATAAACGTTTAGCAAAGAAGTGTTAA
- the dapF gene encoding diaminopimelate epimerase, producing MLFTKMHGLGNNYVIFNQLDDPANILEEQYYPELSRKVSDVNFGIGSDGIILITSSKIADYKMRIFNEDGSEAKNCGNGLRCVAKFLFDQMYATTSRFSIETLGGVVNAKVEIDKNQMVEYVTVDMGEPKLLKGMIPMEGDPIITAINESHSFGEEKFDLTCVSMGNPHAIIFVDNVNEVPLEKIGPVIEQSRLFPDRVNVGIVHIKNRREMDYRVWERGSGITLACGTGACAAVVASTLNEWLDNHQPITVHLPGGDLTVRWDESGHVWKRGEATYICHGELDKYNFTSNESRHSRRMII from the coding sequence ATGTTGTTTACTAAAATGCATGGATTGGGAAATAATTATGTCATTTTCAACCAATTGGACGATCCAGCTAATATTTTGGAAGAACAGTATTATCCCGAACTTTCAAGAAAAGTTTCCGATGTTAACTTCGGAATTGGATCTGATGGCATTATCCTTATTACTTCATCGAAAATTGCCGATTATAAAATGAGAATTTTTAACGAAGATGGTTCTGAGGCGAAGAATTGCGGAAACGGATTGCGCTGTGTAGCGAAGTTTCTCTTTGATCAAATGTATGCAACGACGTCACGCTTTTCGATTGAAACGTTGGGTGGCGTAGTAAATGCCAAAGTGGAAATCGATAAAAATCAAATGGTGGAGTATGTCACGGTGGACATGGGTGAACCCAAACTATTAAAAGGAATGATCCCGATGGAAGGCGATCCAATTATTACGGCCATAAACGAGTCTCATTCTTTCGGAGAAGAAAAGTTTGATCTAACTTGCGTATCAATGGGCAATCCTCATGCAATTATATTTGTCGATAATGTGAATGAGGTTCCATTAGAAAAAATAGGTCCTGTCATTGAACAGTCCAGACTATTTCCAGATCGTGTTAACGTAGGGATCGTCCATATTAAAAATCGTCGGGAAATGGATTATCGAGTATGGGAAAGAGGCTCAGGCATCACACTTGCATGCGGGACAGGTGCTTGTGCAGCAGTTGTAGCTTCCACATTGAACGAATGGCTAGATAACCATCAACCGATAACCGTTCATTTACCAGGTGGAGATTTGACTGTTAGATGGGATGAATCTGGTCATGTGTGGAAACGAGGAGAAGCAACCTATATATGCCACGGAGAATTAGATAAATACAATTTTACAAGCAATGAGAGTAGACATTCAAGGAGGATGATTATATGA
- the asnB gene encoding asparagine synthase (glutamine-hydrolyzing) translates to MCGITGWIDWHQDLTQHVFIVEKMTNTLSRRGPDASNVWSSRHVSLGHTRLIVVDPAGGMQPMAKEKNDQIYKIVYNGELYNTEEIRKELLRRGYSFQSYSDTEVLLTAYIEWGEKCVEHLNGIFAFAVWDQCKEQLYIARDRLGVKPIFYREGNGSLMFGSEIKAILAHPKVKTEVEREGLQEIFGLGPSRTPGHGVFRGIMELRPAHALTFNRAGLKMWRYWNVESRDHHHSLDETVENVSILVKDAIKRQLVADVPVCTFLSGGIDSSAISAISADIFRQEERDALQTYSIDYEQNNQYFKANSFQPDEDAPWILNMQQYLGSNHHAAIIKNAQLANLLEEAVLIRDLPGMADVDSSLFWFCEQIKQKYTVALSGECADEIFGGYPWFYNEEILKEGGFPWMRSQEERQQLLLPHWQKKLNLKEYVRDRYNETIAEVPRLEGETPVEARRREMFYINMIWFMTTLLERKDRMSMGASLEVRVPFADHRIVEYAWNIPWEMKMLNGREKGILRKALEGILPHDVLYRKKSPYPKTHHPEYMELVKNKLSRIIDDKASPILEIVSKKKVENIINSDGSSFKAPWFGQLMTGPQLIAHIAQINMWLEHYNVNIVDN, encoded by the coding sequence ATGTGTGGAATAACAGGATGGATTGATTGGCATCAAGATTTGACACAACATGTATTCATCGTGGAAAAAATGACAAATACATTGTCAAGGCGAGGTCCAGATGCTTCAAATGTATGGAGTTCACGCCATGTATCACTTGGTCATACACGTCTTATTGTTGTGGATCCTGCCGGAGGTATGCAGCCAATGGCAAAAGAAAAAAATGATCAAATATACAAAATTGTATATAATGGAGAGCTTTATAATACAGAAGAAATTCGGAAGGAGTTACTGAGAAGAGGATACTCTTTTCAGTCCTACTCCGATACGGAAGTGTTGCTTACAGCATATATCGAATGGGGAGAGAAGTGTGTAGAGCATCTAAATGGAATCTTTGCCTTTGCTGTTTGGGATCAATGTAAAGAACAGCTTTACATCGCAAGAGATCGTCTTGGTGTCAAACCCATATTTTATCGTGAAGGAAACGGATCTCTAATGTTTGGATCAGAGATTAAAGCGATACTGGCACATCCGAAAGTAAAAACGGAGGTAGAACGGGAAGGACTGCAAGAAATATTTGGATTAGGTCCATCCAGAACTCCCGGACATGGTGTGTTTCGGGGCATTATGGAACTTCGCCCTGCACATGCATTAACTTTTAATCGAGCCGGCTTGAAAATGTGGCGTTATTGGAATGTAGAAAGTAGAGACCATCATCATTCACTGGATGAGACAGTGGAAAACGTATCAATACTTGTTAAAGATGCGATTAAACGCCAGTTAGTTGCGGATGTTCCTGTTTGTACATTTTTATCAGGTGGAATAGATTCAAGTGCGATTAGTGCCATTTCTGCTGATATTTTTAGGCAGGAAGAACGCGATGCACTCCAAACATATTCGATTGACTATGAGCAAAATAATCAATATTTTAAAGCCAATTCTTTTCAGCCAGATGAGGACGCACCATGGATACTCAACATGCAACAATATTTGGGATCAAACCATCATGCAGCGATCATAAAAAATGCTCAGCTCGCCAATCTTTTGGAGGAAGCAGTATTGATCAGAGATTTGCCAGGAATGGCAGACGTTGACTCATCACTATTTTGGTTTTGCGAACAAATAAAACAGAAATATACTGTTGCACTATCAGGAGAATGTGCAGATGAGATCTTTGGTGGGTATCCATGGTTCTATAATGAAGAAATTCTGAAAGAGGGGGGATTTCCATGGATGAGGTCACAAGAGGAACGCCAGCAGCTATTACTTCCTCATTGGCAAAAGAAACTCAATTTAAAAGAATATGTGAGAGATCGGTATAACGAAACGATTGCTGAAGTCCCACGATTAGAGGGGGAAACCCCAGTTGAGGCTCGCCGGCGAGAAATGTTTTATATAAATATGATTTGGTTTATGACCACATTGCTGGAAAGAAAAGATCGTATGAGTATGGGGGCGAGCCTAGAAGTACGAGTGCCATTTGCTGATCATCGCATTGTTGAATATGCATGGAACATACCTTGGGAAATGAAAATGTTGAATGGTCGTGAGAAGGGAATATTAAGAAAGGCATTAGAAGGAATACTTCCTCATGATGTTCTCTATCGAAAAAAGAGCCCGTACCCGAAGACGCATCACCCAGAATATATGGAACTAGTAAAAAATAAGTTAAGCAGGATCATCGACGATAAAGCATCACCGATTCTTGAAATAGTTTCAAAGAAAAAAGTTGAAAACATCATCAATTCAGACGGATCCTCTTTTAAAGCTCCTTGGTTCGGTCAACTTATGACTGGCCCACAGCTAATCGCTCACATAGCTCAAATTAATATGTGGCTTGAACATTATAACGTTAATATTGTAGACAATTAA
- a CDS encoding ammonium transporter codes for MDDLYYLNSIWIMLGAILVIFMQGGFILLEAGSTRMKNAGHIAGKTIFSFGIASLVFWAVGYGFIFGDNGNFFVGLSDYFYSGTEVESSSYSIAAFFVFQLAFAGISLAVAFGGFAERAKLSVYLVFSVLFSALVYPVVAHWIWGGGWLADHGKQDFAGSTVVHLTGAMAALAATILLKPRIGKYNADGTANNLSGHNQVYTALGVLILYIGWFGFNAGSTLGVEDGFFAFIALNTALAASAGGISALLISWVVLGKSDIPTMLNGTLAGLVAITASCAFVETWASVFIGFIAGIMVFYSVRLFEKRKIDDPIFALSVHGLAGVWGTLSTGLFATPELATVGQAGLFYGGGLTQLGIQAMGVTVSATYAFGISIVILLVMKKVLNGLRVTEEEELIGLDLSEHGSYGYPEAFSSKDNKIGEWNAVLPIELDASQSVKE; via the coding sequence ATGGATGACTTGTATTATTTAAATAGTATCTGGATTATGTTAGGAGCTATTTTGGTTATTTTCATGCAAGGTGGATTTATATTACTAGAGGCGGGGTCTACAAGGATGAAAAATGCCGGTCATATTGCCGGAAAGACCATCTTTTCGTTCGGAATTGCCTCACTTGTATTCTGGGCAGTAGGCTATGGATTTATATTTGGTGATAATGGAAACTTTTTCGTAGGATTGTCTGATTACTTTTATTCAGGTACTGAAGTAGAAAGTAGTTCTTATTCAATAGCAGCTTTCTTCGTATTCCAACTTGCATTTGCGGGAATCTCATTAGCAGTAGCTTTTGGTGGATTTGCAGAACGAGCTAAGCTATCGGTTTATCTTGTATTTTCAGTACTTTTTTCAGCACTTGTATATCCAGTAGTCGCGCACTGGATCTGGGGCGGGGGGTGGTTGGCGGATCATGGAAAACAAGATTTTGCTGGTTCAACAGTCGTACACTTAACAGGTGCAATGGCAGCTTTAGCAGCTACAATTCTATTAAAGCCGAGAATTGGCAAATACAACGCTGATGGTACTGCTAACAATTTAAGTGGGCATAACCAGGTTTACACTGCTTTAGGTGTATTAATATTATATATCGGTTGGTTTGGATTTAATGCAGGCAGTACGTTAGGTGTGGAGGATGGGTTCTTTGCATTTATTGCTTTGAATACTGCTTTAGCAGCTTCAGCGGGGGGGATCAGTGCTTTACTTATCTCTTGGGTTGTTTTAGGGAAATCTGATATCCCGACGATGTTGAATGGTACATTGGCTGGACTCGTTGCAATTACTGCATCATGTGCGTTTGTAGAAACATGGGCGTCCGTGTTCATTGGCTTCATAGCCGGAATCATGGTCTTCTACAGTGTTAGATTGTTTGAAAAACGTAAAATAGATGATCCCATTTTTGCATTATCTGTTCATGGTCTTGCAGGAGTATGGGGGACCTTATCCACAGGATTGTTTGCTACTCCAGAATTGGCAACGGTAGGCCAAGCAGGACTATTTTATGGAGGTGGTCTAACTCAACTTGGAATTCAGGCCATGGGGGTTACCGTATCTGCGACATATGCATTCGGAATATCTATTGTCATATTATTAGTCATGAAAAAAGTATTGAATGGGCTTAGAGTGACAGAAGAAGAAGAGTTAATTGGTTTAGATTTAAGTGAACATGGTAGTTACGGGTATCCGGAAGCATTTTCAAGCAAAGATAATAAAATTGGAGAATGGAACGCAGTTTTACCAATCGAATTAGATGCTTCTCAATCAGTTAAGGAATAA
- a CDS encoding glutamate synthase subunit beta codes for MGKITGFLEHQRSPLLYRDPMERMKDWKEVAQLPTEKILQQQASRCMECAVPFCQNGSELAGMTTGCPVYNLIPEWNDLVYKGDWKAAYMQLNKTNPFPEFTGRACPAPCEGGCVASLATDSVTIKNIERAIIDRAFDEGWVQPQLPAYRTGKRVAVIGSGPAGLACASELNQFGHYVTVYERSDRIGGLLTYGIPKMKIEQNVVDRRVKLLEEEGIRFITNTEVGKQFSTEELRSEYDAVILCIGSTRPRDLTIPGRGLRGIHYAMNYLHLNTKSLLDSNLEDGNFISAIGKDVIVIGGGDTATDCISTAIRQKCKSLVQFDIYSERPKVRSANNPWPQSPIIHKVDTGQEEAIKIFGTDPRAYSTSALQFIGDKKGAVIGVQSTTVNGYTNEQGEKIREKISGSESIWSAQLVLIAIGFQGPETDLLDKMDVRVNKRANVATAMGSYHTNAEGVFTAGDARRGQSLIVWAIQEGKEAAMECNEYIMSNMV; via the coding sequence ATGGGGAAAATAACAGGGTTTCTTGAACATCAACGGAGTCCTTTACTCTACCGAGACCCAATGGAAAGAATGAAAGATTGGAAGGAAGTCGCACAACTACCAACAGAGAAAATATTGCAACAACAAGCTTCCCGCTGTATGGAATGTGCGGTGCCATTTTGCCAAAACGGCAGTGAATTGGCGGGAATGACGACTGGGTGCCCGGTCTATAACCTCATACCAGAATGGAATGATCTTGTTTATAAAGGAGATTGGAAAGCGGCCTATATGCAACTGAATAAAACGAATCCATTTCCAGAATTTACAGGACGTGCTTGTCCAGCCCCTTGTGAAGGGGGATGTGTCGCTTCACTTGCCACGGACTCTGTAACTATCAAAAATATTGAACGGGCTATTATTGATAGAGCGTTTGATGAAGGTTGGGTCCAACCTCAACTTCCTGCTTATCGTACAGGAAAGAGAGTGGCGGTGATCGGCTCTGGGCCTGCTGGGTTAGCATGTGCATCTGAATTAAATCAATTTGGACATTACGTTACTGTTTATGAACGTTCAGACCGTATCGGTGGGTTACTGACATACGGGATTCCAAAGATGAAAATCGAACAGAATGTCGTCGACCGACGAGTAAAACTACTGGAGGAGGAAGGAATTCGTTTTATCACCAATACGGAAGTAGGTAAACAATTTTCAACAGAGGAATTGCGATCTGAATATGATGCGGTGATCCTTTGTATCGGATCTACTCGGCCAAGGGACCTAACAATCCCAGGTAGAGGTTTGCGAGGAATCCATTATGCAATGAATTATCTCCATTTAAATACAAAAAGTTTATTAGATTCCAACCTAGAAGATGGGAATTTTATCTCAGCAATCGGAAAAGATGTCATCGTCATAGGTGGTGGAGATACTGCAACTGACTGCATTTCTACCGCTATACGTCAAAAATGCAAAAGCCTCGTGCAATTCGATATTTACTCCGAACGTCCAAAAGTCCGAAGCGCTAATAATCCATGGCCACAATCTCCAATTATTCATAAGGTTGATACCGGCCAGGAAGAGGCGATTAAGATATTTGGAACCGATCCGCGAGCCTATTCTACCTCAGCGCTTCAGTTTATCGGGGATAAAAAAGGAGCTGTGATAGGCGTTCAAAGTACTACCGTGAATGGCTACACAAATGAACAAGGAGAAAAAATAAGAGAAAAAATTTCAGGCTCAGAAAGTATTTGGTCTGCTCAGCTTGTTCTTATTGCCATAGGATTTCAAGGTCCGGAAACAGATCTATTAGACAAAATGGATGTACGAGTAAATAAACGAGCCAATGTTGCGACTGCAATGGGTTCGTATCACACAAATGCAGAGGGTGTATTTACAGCAGGAGATGCTCGTCGTGGACAGAGCTTGATTGTCTGGGCCATTCAAGAAGGGAAAGAAGCAGCGATGGAATGTAATGAGTACATCATGAGCAATATGGTTTAA